The Micromonospora sp. Llam0 genome includes a window with the following:
- a CDS encoding 1-acyl-sn-glycerol-3-phosphate acyltransferase, whose protein sequence is MPPLYSIGKVTVGPALLLGWRPKVEGRENIPTTGGVILAANHLSVADEYFLGAVLPRHVAFWAKAEYFDGTGVRGLLTKGLVTGLGAIRVERGGGRAALSAFDGAIPLLRSGRQVAVFPEGTRSPDGRLYRGRTGVARLALAAGVPVVPVGFVGTAQIQPIGSLWPKLSRGTVTVRFGKPLDFTGRGDDRSEMRRITDEVMSEIQQLTGQEYVPRYAPPRTAGGARTGDGQPGNGNGDAAG, encoded by the coding sequence GTGCCGCCGCTGTACTCGATCGGCAAAGTCACTGTCGGACCAGCGTTGCTGCTGGGCTGGCGACCCAAGGTGGAAGGGCGGGAGAACATCCCCACCACCGGCGGGGTGATCCTGGCCGCGAACCACCTGTCCGTCGCCGACGAGTACTTCCTCGGCGCGGTGCTGCCCCGGCACGTGGCGTTCTGGGCCAAGGCCGAGTACTTCGACGGCACCGGGGTCCGTGGCCTGCTGACCAAGGGCCTGGTGACCGGGCTCGGCGCGATCCGGGTGGAACGCGGCGGCGGGCGGGCGGCGTTGAGCGCCTTCGACGGCGCGATCCCGCTGCTGCGGTCCGGTCGGCAGGTGGCCGTCTTCCCGGAGGGCACCCGCTCGCCGGACGGGCGGCTCTACCGGGGCCGCACCGGGGTGGCGCGGCTGGCGCTGGCCGCCGGGGTGCCGGTCGTCCCGGTCGGGTTCGTCGGCACCGCGCAGATCCAGCCGATCGGGTCGCTCTGGCCGAAGCTGAGCCGGGGCACGGTCACGGTCCGGTTCGGCAAGCCGCTCGACTTCACCGGACGTGGCGACGACCGCTCCGAGATGCGCCGGATCACCGACGAGGTGATGAGCGAGATCCAGCAGCTCACCGGCCAGGAGTACGTGCCCCGGTACGCCCCACCGCGTACCGCTGGTGGGGCCAGGACCGGCGACGGCCAGCCGGGCAACGGCAACGGCGACGCCGCCGGCTGA